The sequence ATTGCGGTTGAGATCTTATCTTTCCATGGTGCAACCGTGGCGGTTGCCAACAATGGTCAGGAGGCGCTTAATGCAGTACAGAGTACCACATTTGATATTGTGCTGATGGACATGCAGATGCCGGTTATGGATGGACTCCAGGCAACACGTGCAATCGGTCAACTTACCAATACAGTTCACCCGCCCATTCTGGCCATGACGGCCAACGCCATGCAAGATGATATTCAGACTTGTCTGGACGCGGGGATGGTGGGTCACATTGCAAAACCAATCGATGTGGAGAATATGGTTGCGACCATTCTGGCCCATACCCGGCAACAGGAGCGAGATGACGTTAACCCGATACCAGTCCCGGCAGAACGTCAGGATGCCACAGAACAGAATACAGAAATCGAGGCAAGTACGTTTGACGGGATAGATATTGAAGCCGGTATTAACCGGGCAGCTGGCAACCGGGAGGTGTACTTCTCACTGCTTGAGAAGTTTGTTAAACAACAGATAGAAGAGCTGATCAACCTTAAGCAAGCCATCACCATAGGTAACACTGAACTTGCAGAACATATACTTCACGCGCTGAAAGGCGCGAGTGCAAACTTATCAATGACCTATCTGACTGGTCAATGCGCTGAATTAGAATCTCAGCTTAAGAACGCTCGTTTAGACGGGACACAGATAGACAACTTGCTGGATTACATCAGAGACTGTCATGCCCAGGTTACACATCATATTGAATCTGACATAACACACGTTCAAAACGCAGCTGCGAACAGTACCTCAGACACTCACCCAGAACCGTCTGAAGCACCTTTGATCGCGCTTACTAAGGCGCTGAGAGAGTACGACTCATATGCCACTGAATTAGTCGCATCACTGCACGCCAACGCACCGCTGCCTGCCGATGTATTAGATGAGTTAAAAACGCTGATCACTCAGTATGAGTTTGAAAAAGCTCACTCTTTACTTGAGCCTTATGTGCCGCAGCAGGCCTTTTCAGGCAGCGCTGCGGTAGATTAAAGGAGGCATGTTGCCCAGAGAAGGCTAGGTGTTACTCGTTATAATCCAAGGTCTGCCATAAAGTCGTCGTCTGCCACATCTTCTGCTGGCGACTCAGCTTTTTTCGCAGGTTCTGCCTTTTTCGATCTCTGGCTGGCGATGATATCATCTGGGTCTACGGCTTCTGTGATATCGTAATCGTGTAGCTTGATAAACTCAGTCTTGTCCATTGCCAGCTCCAGGTAGAAAATATTCTGGCCCTGTGTGGTGAAGGTCACGCGGCGTGCCTGTGGCCTGTCCATGGTCGTATCAACCGATATCTGAACCTGCTTATTGATCGCCATCATTTTAGGCTGGTTCTGTGTGATAGAGGTATGAAGTTGCTCACGCACTTTGCTGGTGAAGTCACCAACGATCTGGTTCATCAGTTCCCCCATCACGTTGGATACGTCGTCTGATAAATGACTTTGTGCGATTTCACTCTCCGGCATACCCATTGAACGCATGTAATCCTGATACACTTCCATTGCAGCCTGAGCAGTAAAGTTGGTCACAACCAGACCAGTAAAACCGCCATCAAACAAGACAAAACAACCAATATCTGGACGCATACAGGTACGGGTGATCTTCTGTACCATTGCCGAATAGGCAATCTGATTGCCACTGGCCGAGGACAAAACCTCAGTCACTGAGTTGCAAAGTGTGGATAGGATATCTTCTGTGCTGATCACTTTATTTTTCGCCATGTTGGTTCTCTAACTTACTTCTTATTGTTAATACTAGCCAAGCTACTCAATTTATCACTGACTATCTAGTATAAAATGCTAAAATAGCATGATTATTTTTTTCTAAGACAAATTGGACTAGCAGTGTGACGGGCAAAGACAGTATATATGCCACAGAGCAAGAAGTCAGAGACTTCACCTTCGACGCAAACGTAGTAGAAGTATTTCCGGACATGATCCAGCGCTCAGTGCCGGGTTATGCCACCATAGTCAGTACCATGGGCAAACTGGCAGGACAGTATGCTCAGAGTAACTCTAACCTGTATGATTTGGGCTGCTCACTGGGCGCTGTAACCCTAAGTATGCGCCGTAATATCGACAAAGAGAATTGCCGCATTATCGCAGTAGACAACTCTTTACCTATGGTTGAGCGCTGTCAGATGCATCTTAAGGGCTTTAAGTCCGATGTCCCGGTAGATGTGCAGCTGGGCGACATCAACGAATTAGCGATCGACAACGCCAGCGTCGTTGCTATGAACTTTACTTTACAGTTCATTCCTCAGGAACAAAGAGCCACGGTACTGGAAAAGATATACCAGGGACTTAAGCCTGGCGGTGTATTGTTGCTCTCTGAGAAAATTAAAGGCGAAAATGATATCAAAGACAATCTGTTAATTGATCTTCACCATGACTTCAAGCGACACAATGGCTATTCAGAGCTCGAGATCAGCCAAAAACGCACTGCCATTGAAAACGTAATGCGTACTGACAGCCTGAGTGCCCACAGAAATCGCCTCGAGGAGATTGGGTTTACTCACACCCAGGTGTGGTATCAGTGCTTTAACTTCTGCTCCATGATTGCGATTAAATAAGAGAAAGACTATGAATTCCTGGTTTACCGATTTTTACGCCGCCATTGCAAAAAGCCCACTCAGCCATTGGCTGGAAACACTGCCAGCGCAACTGTCTCATTGGCAAAAAGAAGCGCAGCATGGCGACTGGCCACAATGGGAAAAAGTATTAAAAAACCTGCCTGATTTACCTGCTGATCAGGTTGATATTCAGAGCAAAGTTTCTTTTACGCGCCAAGCCCCCATTTCTGACGGGCACCAAAAGCAGCTGACACATCTGTTCAAACGCATGATGCCATGGCGCAAGGGCCCTTTTCATGTTCATGGTATCGACATAAACACCGAATGGCGCAGCGACTGGAAATGGGATCGCTTATTGCCTCATATCAGCGATTTACATGGCCGCAATGTGTTAGATATCGGCTGTGGCTCTGGTTATCACCTGTGGCGAATGCGCGGTGCAGGGGCTGAGTTTGTGGTGGGCATTGATCCTTCAGATCTGTTTTTGAGTCAGTTTCAGGCAGTTAAACACTTTAATCCAGATCCCAACGTCCATCTGCTGCCTTTGGGAGTGGAGCAGCTCCCCGAGTTGAAAGCCTTTGACACGGTCTTCTCAATGGGTGTTCTGTATCACCGCCGCTCCCCCATTGACTTCCTGGCTCAGCTGAAAGCTCAGTTGCGCCCGGGCGGTGAACTGGTATTGGAAACTCTGGTCATCGAAGGTGATGTTAACACTGTCCTGGTGCCCACAGATCGCTACGCAAAAATGCGTAATGTATGGTTCATACCAAGCTGTGATGCGCTTGCACTATGGCTGCAACGCGTTGGCTTTAAAGACATACAGGTGGTTGACAAAGACGTGACCTCGCTGGATGAACAAAGACGTACCGAGTGGATGCAAACCGAATCGCTGGCCGACTTCCTGGATCCAAACGACCCCAGTAAGACCATTGAGGGTTACCCGGCTCCGCTCAGGGCAATTATTGTCGCAAAAGCCTGAACATTAGGCACAAAAAAGCCAGCATCTCAGCTGGCTTTTTTAATTTACTCTAAAGGCTAGCTTAGCCTAATAGCTCAGCAAGTTGCTGGCTTACCGCTTCAACAGCCTGAGTACCATCCAGTTTGTGGTACTGAGTATTGCCTGCATCCGCTTCAGACTGGTAGTAGCTTACCAATGGTTTAGTCTGGTCGTGGTAGATACCAAGACGCTTGCGTACTGTTTCTTCTGTGTCATCAGCACGAATGATCAGATCTTCACCAGTCTGATCGTCTTTGCCTTCAACTTTAGGCGGGTTGTACACAACGTGGTAAACACGACCAGAAGCTGGGTGCACGCGGCGACCGCTCATACGCTCTACGATGATTTCATCAGCAACGTCGAACTCGATAACGTGATCAACAGCAATGCCATTTTCTTTCATCGCATCTGCCTGAGGGATAGTACGCGGGAAACCATCTAGCAGGAAACCATTCGCACAATCTTCTTTTGCAACGCGCTCTTTTACCAGACCAATGATGATGTCATCAGATACAAGCTGACCTGCATCCATCACTTTTTTGGCTTCCAGACCCAGCGGTGTACCTTCGCTGATCGCAGCGCGCAGCATATCGCCTGTTGAAATTTGTGGAATACCGTACTTTTCCATTAGAAATTGAGCTTGAGTGCCTTTACCTGCACCCGGCGCGCCTAGCAAAATAATGCGCATAGTGTGTTCCTCGTATGTGAGTTAACTGGATTTTAATTGTGTCGAATTTTTTCACATTGAGCAGGGATACTCAAGGGACTTAGACCAATTGTCTAGCGCTGATTGCTGCAGGACGAACAAAATTCGTCCATCTGGTCGCTATATTCGGATTGGCAAAGACAACTGGTCAATTTAACCGCACCCGCTCCGGCAAATTTGTTAGCTAACTTTTCGTTTTACTACCGCTGAGCTTGAAAAGAATTGAAACAGCCGCTCACCCAAAACGGAAAATGTCAGGCCACTTAGGATCACAGCACCGCCAATCAACTCTAATGTGTCGACTTGCTCGTTAAGGATCACGCTGGCACTCACCATGCCGACCAAAGGAATGAGCAACGCAAACGGGGTGACCGCAGCAGCGCGATGCCTGCCAAGCAACCAGCTCCATAGTGCAAATGCCAACAGCGTTGAAACAGGCCCCACATAAAGTAAAGCCAGCCAGGTCTGCCCACTGCTATTTAGAACAAGGCTTATCGGCGTATCGTTTTCCAGATAATAGGACAAGGCAAACAGAGGTAAAGGGACCACCACACTGACCCAGACCA comes from Pseudoalteromonas rubra and encodes:
- the adk gene encoding adenylate kinase, whose amino-acid sequence is MRIILLGAPGAGKGTQAQFLMEKYGIPQISTGDMLRAAISEGTPLGLEAKKVMDAGQLVSDDIIIGLVKERVAKEDCANGFLLDGFPRTIPQADAMKENGIAVDHVIEFDVADEIIVERMSGRRVHPASGRVYHVVYNPPKVEGKDDQTGEDLIIRADDTEETVRKRLGIYHDQTKPLVSYYQSEADAGNTQYHKLDGTQAVEAVSQQLAELLG
- a CDS encoding EamA family transporter: MWHVLGVGLFLGVIKFGLVFVAMENHASAGIASLLLQAQVVFTIVLSALVLKEQASRFQIVDAIIACTGFGLFFMSQTGSVTLLGIALILCAALSWAVSNLIMKQLQQVNLLHFMVWVSVVVPLPLFALSYYLENDTPISLVLNSSGQTWLALLYVGPVSTLLAFALWSWLLGRHRAAAVTPFALLIPLVGMVSASVILNEQVDTLELIGGAVILSGLTFSVLGERLFQFFSSSAVVKRKVS
- the cmoB gene encoding tRNA 5-methoxyuridine(34)/uridine 5-oxyacetic acid(34) synthase CmoB, with the translated sequence MNSWFTDFYAAIAKSPLSHWLETLPAQLSHWQKEAQHGDWPQWEKVLKNLPDLPADQVDIQSKVSFTRQAPISDGHQKQLTHLFKRMMPWRKGPFHVHGIDINTEWRSDWKWDRLLPHISDLHGRNVLDIGCGSGYHLWRMRGAGAEFVVGIDPSDLFLSQFQAVKHFNPDPNVHLLPLGVEQLPELKAFDTVFSMGVLYHRRSPIDFLAQLKAQLRPGGELVLETLVIEGDVNTVLVPTDRYAKMRNVWFIPSCDALALWLQRVGFKDIQVVDKDVTSLDEQRRTEWMQTESLADFLDPNDPSKTIEGYPAPLRAIIVAKA
- a CDS encoding DUF3334 family protein, which produces MAKNKVISTEDILSTLCNSVTEVLSSASGNQIAYSAMVQKITRTCMRPDIGCFVLFDGGFTGLVVTNFTAQAAMEVYQDYMRSMGMPESEIAQSHLSDDVSNVMGELMNQIVGDFTSKVREQLHTSITQNQPKMMAINKQVQISVDTTMDRPQARRVTFTTQGQNIFYLELAMDKTEFIKLHDYDITEAVDPDDIIASQRSKKAEPAKKAESPAEDVADDDFMADLGL
- the cmoA gene encoding carboxy-S-adenosyl-L-methionine synthase CmoA, coding for MTGKDSIYATEQEVRDFTFDANVVEVFPDMIQRSVPGYATIVSTMGKLAGQYAQSNSNLYDLGCSLGAVTLSMRRNIDKENCRIIAVDNSLPMVERCQMHLKGFKSDVPVDVQLGDINELAIDNASVVAMNFTLQFIPQEQRATVLEKIYQGLKPGGVLLLSEKIKGENDIKDNLLIDLHHDFKRHNGYSELEISQKRTAIENVMRTDSLSAHRNRLEEIGFTHTQVWYQCFNFCSMIAIK